CCAGCAGCGGCTGAGTGGGCAGTTGCAGACTGAACTGGCCCAGCGTTCTTTCCACCATTCTCATTGCGCTGGACGATCGTGCCCTGGTGCTGGAGAATTACCGCTGGCGGCTGGCCGTGATGTTTATCGACTTGGACAGTTCAAGCCCGTCAACGACCGTTATGGCCATGCGGTAGGGGATCAGCTGTTGCAGGCCGTGGCCGGAGACCCAGCGCCCTGCTGCGCCAGAGGGACACCCTGGCCCGTGTTGGTGGGGATGAATTCGTGTTGTTACTGGTCGAGGTAAGCGATGACGAAGCGGCGCTGAAGGTGGCAAAAAATACATCGGAAGTTGGTGCCGCCCTTTGACCTGGCCGGTAGCCAGCTGCAGATTTTGGCCAGTCTGGGTGTGGCCCTGTGCCCCGATCAGGCCC
This region of Desulfuromonas thiophila genomic DNA includes:
- a CDS encoding diguanylate cyclase domain-containing protein is translated as MAAGRDVYRLGQFKPVNDRYGHAVGDQLLQAVAGDPAPCCARGTPWPVLVGMNSCCYWSR